Proteins co-encoded in one Juglans regia cultivar Chandler chromosome 16, Walnut 2.0, whole genome shotgun sequence genomic window:
- the LOC109012470 gene encoding B3 domain-containing transcription factor VRN1-like isoform X1: MCMAAAGNISKNRRSGMFPNWKNDHHRRPSSSVAGRRPAHFFKIMLPSAMAQKKLRIPVKFVRLFGDELPTVVTLILPNGCSWQVGLERATGEKEIWFHEGWHDFVEYHSIDSGYFLVFRYEGNSNFHVLVFDKTATEIQYSSKNLDDDHMIMLSDDDVEKSSHDDKSKETRAIILSKHEDGETSDHDRERPVVLSGTSTKERSLRMSRGRERAIQAAITFKPKNPSFMRIMPRSSGSYRMYVPSGFATSYLSLNQSVKLQTSDEDDGQREWHVICRCHHNRKPRLSLKLGSGWKVFARDNNLKEGDACVFELVQRKPTVLKVSIFRVVDYV; the protein is encoded by the exons ATGTGCATGGCAGCAGCTGGTAATATATCAAAGAATCGCCGGAGCGGAATGTTTCCTAACTGGAAAAATGATCATCACCGGCGGCCGTCGAGTTCTGTGGCAGGAAGGAGACCGGCGCACTTCTTCAAGATAATGCTCCCCTCTGCCATGGCCCAAAAAAAACTG AGGATCCCCGTaaagtttgtaagattatttggGGATGAATTGCCAACCGTTGTAACACTCATTCTTCCTAATGGTTGTAGTTGGCAAGTGGGATTGGAAAGAGCTACTGGTGAGAAGGAGATTTGGTTTCACGAGGGTTGGCATGATTTTGTAGAATATCATTCTATAGATTCTGGCTACTTTTTAGTCTTCAGATACGAAGGAAATTCAAATTTCCATGTTCTTGTATTTGACAAGACTGCTACTGAGATCCAGTATTCATCTAAAAACTTGGACGATGATCACATGATTATGTTATCAGATGATGATGTAGAAAAATCAAGCCATGACGACAAGTCGAAAGAAACTCGTGCAATTATATTGTCTAAACATGAAGATGGAGAAACATCTGATCATGATAGGGAAAGACCAGTAGTACTTTCTGGCACATCCACGAAAGAAAGAAGTCTCAGGATGTccagaggaagagagagagcaatCCAAGCAGCCATAACTTTCAAGCCTAAAAATCCTTCGTTCATGCGTATCATGCCGAGGTCATCTGGATCTTATCGTATG TATGTGCCTAGTGGATTTGCTACCAGCTATCTTTCTCTGAATCAAAGTGTCAAACTTCAGACTTCCGATGAGGATGATGGACAACGTGAATGGCATGTTATATGCCGTTGCCATCATAACAGGAAGCCGAGGTTGTCACTTAAACTAGGAAGCGGGTGGAAAGTCTTCGCAAGGGACAACAATTTGAAAGAAGGAGATGCCTGTGTCTTTGAGCTCGTCCAGAGGAAGCCTACTGTGCTTAAAGTCTCCATATTTCGCGTAGTTGACTATGTTTGA
- the LOC109012470 gene encoding B3 domain-containing transcription factor VRN1-like isoform X2 has translation MPNQGHTVFIEGRRQTHHYKDPRLSTITTIRHGRPVAWQRVDRGHDLGTTSTSLSSWQVGLERATGEKEIWFHEGWHDFVEYHSIDSGYFLVFRYEGNSNFHVLVFDKTATEIQYSSKNLDDDHMIMLSDDDVEKSSHDDKSKETRAIILSKHEDGETSDHDRERPVVLSGTSTKERSLRMSRGRERAIQAAITFKPKNPSFMRIMPRSSGSYRMYVPSGFATSYLSLNQSVKLQTSDEDDGQREWHVICRCHHNRKPRLSLKLGSGWKVFARDNNLKEGDACVFELVQRKPTVLKVSIFRVVDYV, from the exons ATGCCCAACCAAGGCCACACCGTATTTATTGAAGGACGGAGGCAGACACACCACTACAAGGACCCAAGGCTATCAACAATCACCACGATCAGGCATGGACGGCCTGTCGCATGGCAGAGAGTTGACAGAGGACATGACCTGGGCACCACTTCAACCAGCTTGTCAAG TTGGCAAGTGGGATTGGAAAGAGCTACTGGTGAGAAGGAGATTTGGTTTCACGAGGGTTGGCATGATTTTGTAGAATATCATTCTATAGATTCTGGCTACTTTTTAGTCTTCAGATACGAAGGAAATTCAAATTTCCATGTTCTTGTATTTGACAAGACTGCTACTGAGATCCAGTATTCATCTAAAAACTTGGACGATGATCACATGATTATGTTATCAGATGATGATGTAGAAAAATCAAGCCATGACGACAAGTCGAAAGAAACTCGTGCAATTATATTGTCTAAACATGAAGATGGAGAAACATCTGATCATGATAGGGAAAGACCAGTAGTACTTTCTGGCACATCCACGAAAGAAAGAAGTCTCAGGATGTccagaggaagagagagagcaatCCAAGCAGCCATAACTTTCAAGCCTAAAAATCCTTCGTTCATGCGTATCATGCCGAGGTCATCTGGATCTTATCGTATG TATGTGCCTAGTGGATTTGCTACCAGCTATCTTTCTCTGAATCAAAGTGTCAAACTTCAGACTTCCGATGAGGATGATGGACAACGTGAATGGCATGTTATATGCCGTTGCCATCATAACAGGAAGCCGAGGTTGTCACTTAAACTAGGAAGCGGGTGGAAAGTCTTCGCAAGGGACAACAATTTGAAAGAAGGAGATGCCTGTGTCTTTGAGCTCGTCCAGAGGAAGCCTACTGTGCTTAAAGTCTCCATATTTCGCGTAGTTGACTATGTTTGA